In one window of Anaerobacillus alkaliphilus DNA:
- a CDS encoding ribonuclease H-like YkuK family protein, which produces MNNDLVFYNTSIDQMSFDMVFDHLLQFIKREPTSFYRLAIGTDSQVHPTGTKFITSVHLHRVGKGAWGCLKKEIIPRRVTSLKEKIFLETMYSQEVASLFSNDHISNLAEPLIPHIDNGADLTFEVHLDIGKKGKTKHFIEEMSDRILAIGLQPKIKPESYAASSYANKYTK; this is translated from the coding sequence ATGAATAACGACTTAGTGTTCTATAATACCTCAATCGATCAGATGAGTTTTGATATGGTTTTTGACCACTTACTTCAATTTATTAAAAGAGAACCAACGAGTTTTTATCGGTTGGCCATTGGAACAGATTCGCAAGTACATCCGACTGGTACGAAGTTCATAACTTCTGTCCATCTTCACCGTGTTGGCAAAGGTGCTTGGGGTTGCTTAAAGAAAGAGATTATTCCGAGGCGAGTAACATCATTAAAAGAGAAAATATTTTTAGAAACAATGTACAGTCAGGAAGTAGCATCACTATTTTCCAATGACCATATTTCTAATCTAGCTGAACCACTAATCCCTCATATTGACAACGGAGCTGACCTTACCTTTGAGGTTCATTTGGATATAGGTAAAAAAGGGAAGACAAAGCATTTCATTGAAGAGATGAGCGATCGAATTTTGGCCATTGGTCTACAACCTAAAATTAAGCCCGAGTCATATGCAGCTTCATCCTATGCAAATAAATATACAAAATAA
- a CDS encoding glycosyl hydrolase family 18 protein, producing the protein MSNAFRKERRKKGKGSLFLIVLLIKTILLAAMVGVYYYYYNQQQQVSYFQIENPIIFQGEIYEQSAVFHNDQLYLPLSFISEHLDQGVTVDEQTQSVIIISNENILRFPIEKLEKYVNEESFEIAVETFISENDELYVEIQQLENIYPIEYTLFDESIVISIDGEERTFANVLETTKERDLRLKVTPTHFSDYYDLVLPGEKLYILEEDEKYFHVQNEKGISGYVRKDMMESTATEMITVEREKQFRQLAYPEGPINLTWEAVYSKNPDVNTLPPLPGVNVVSPTWFKLKNEEGDIHSLASTSYVQWAKERGYHIWGLFSNDFDPEKTHVALQTYETRQKMIRQLLQYSEMYDLDGINVDFENVYLKDRDLVTQFVRELTALAHQAGLIISMDITFISTSEMWSIFYDRAALTEIVDYMIVMAYDEHWGSSPVAGSVASFPWVERNLERLLEIIPSERLVLGIPTYTRIWKEQETEGGNIEVSSKALSMRAVEEWVAEHQLTPVFDEASGQDYVEFYDEAEKATYKIWIENADSIARRGQMVHDYNLAGVASWNRFFTNAESWEALADVLKKE; encoded by the coding sequence ATGTCGAATGCATTTAGGAAAGAACGCAGGAAAAAAGGGAAAGGATCATTATTTCTCATTGTCTTGCTTATTAAAACTATCCTATTAGCAGCTATGGTGGGCGTATACTATTATTACTACAACCAACAACAACAAGTTTCATATTTTCAAATAGAAAACCCGATCATTTTCCAAGGAGAAATTTACGAGCAGAGTGCTGTGTTTCATAATGATCAGCTCTATTTACCACTTTCATTCATCTCCGAGCACCTAGATCAAGGGGTCACAGTCGATGAACAAACACAGTCGGTCATTATCATTTCAAACGAAAACATTCTCCGTTTTCCAATTGAAAAACTAGAAAAATACGTAAACGAAGAATCTTTTGAAATCGCCGTTGAAACGTTTATCTCGGAAAATGACGAGCTATATGTAGAAATACAGCAATTAGAAAATATCTATCCAATCGAATACACCCTTTTTGATGAGAGTATTGTGATCTCAATAGACGGCGAGGAACGAACGTTCGCTAACGTGTTGGAAACAACAAAAGAGCGAGATCTACGGTTAAAAGTTACACCGACCCACTTTTCAGATTACTATGATCTCGTTCTTCCAGGTGAGAAGTTATATATTTTAGAAGAAGATGAAAAATATTTTCACGTACAAAATGAAAAAGGGATCTCGGGGTATGTAAGAAAAGACATGATGGAATCTACAGCTACCGAAATGATCACGGTTGAACGTGAAAAACAGTTTCGTCAATTGGCGTATCCTGAGGGTCCAATTAACTTGACTTGGGAAGCTGTCTACTCGAAAAATCCAGATGTAAACACACTACCTCCATTACCAGGAGTGAATGTCGTTTCACCAACTTGGTTTAAGCTAAAAAATGAAGAGGGCGACATTCACAGTCTTGCATCGACTTCATATGTTCAATGGGCAAAAGAACGCGGCTACCATATCTGGGGACTTTTCTCAAATGATTTTGACCCTGAAAAAACTCATGTAGCACTTCAAACCTATGAAACCAGGCAAAAAATGATCCGTCAGCTTTTACAATATAGTGAAATGTATGACCTAGATGGCATTAACGTCGATTTTGAAAACGTCTATTTAAAAGATCGAGATTTAGTCACTCAATTTGTGAGAGAGCTTACTGCCTTAGCGCATCAAGCAGGATTGATTATCTCAATGGACATTACATTTATTTCTACGAGCGAGATGTGGTCGATTTTTTACGATCGTGCAGCGCTAACTGAAATCGTTGATTATATGATTGTAATGGCATACGACGAGCATTGGGGCTCTTCACCTGTAGCTGGGAGCGTTGCTTCGTTTCCATGGGTAGAACGGAACTTAGAGAGATTACTAGAAATTATTCCGAGCGAGAGATTAGTACTAGGAATACCTACCTATACACGTATTTGGAAAGAGCAAGAAACAGAAGGTGGCAACATCGAAGTATCTTCCAAAGCTCTAAGTATGAGAGCAGTAGAAGAGTGGGTCGCTGAGCATCAGCTAACACCAGTATTTGATGAAGCTAGCGGACAAGATTACGTAGAATTTTATGACGAAGCAGAAAAAGCCACTTATAAAATTTGGATTGAAAATGCGGATTCCATCGCAAGACGCGGGCAGATGGTCCATGATTATAACTTGGCAGGAGTAGCCTCTTGGAACCGGTTCTTTACTAATGCCGAAAGCTGGGAAGCGTTAGCTGATGTATTGAAAAAAGAATAG
- a CDS encoding acetyl-CoA C-acetyltransferase: MREVVIVGAARTPIGSFGGALSSVSAVDLGVIAAKEALNRAGVSPDLVDDVLIGNILSAGLGQNPARQVAIKAGIPETTTATTINKLCGSGLRTVSMGAQFIMLGDADVVLAGGVESMSNAPYILNNARFGLRMGDNQVVDTMIKDGLTDAFQNYHMGITAENIAEKWELSREAQDEFALNSQLKAEKAQNEGKFDAEIVPVSIPQRKGDPVVVAKDEYPKSGMTIDKLAKLRPAFKKEGTVTAGNASGINDGAAMLVLMAKEKAEELGLTWLATIKSYGNAALDPAIMGYGPVPATKQALQKANLTMADIDLIEANEAFAAQALAVTKDLELDPNKVNVNGGAIALGHPIGASGARILVTLLYEMERQNAKTGLATLCIGGGQGTALIVER; encoded by the coding sequence ATGAGGGAAGTTGTAATTGTTGGCGCAGCTAGAACGCCGATTGGTAGTTTTGGTGGTGCATTATCTTCAGTATCAGCGGTTGACTTAGGAGTCATCGCAGCAAAAGAAGCATTAAACAGAGCTGGCGTAAGTCCAGACTTAGTTGATGATGTCCTCATTGGAAACATCTTATCAGCTGGATTAGGGCAAAATCCTGCAAGACAAGTAGCAATTAAAGCGGGTATTCCGGAAACAACAACAGCGACAACAATTAACAAACTTTGTGGATCAGGCTTACGAACAGTGAGCATGGGTGCTCAGTTTATTATGTTAGGGGATGCTGACGTTGTTTTAGCCGGTGGAGTGGAAAGTATGAGTAATGCTCCATACATATTAAACAATGCACGTTTTGGCTTACGTATGGGCGATAACCAAGTCGTTGATACGATGATTAAAGATGGCTTAACGGACGCTTTCCAAAACTATCACATGGGTATTACTGCTGAAAATATTGCTGAGAAGTGGGAGCTTTCACGCGAAGCACAAGATGAATTTGCATTAAATAGCCAATTAAAAGCTGAAAAAGCGCAAAACGAAGGAAAGTTTGATGCGGAAATCGTCCCAGTAAGCATTCCTCAACGTAAGGGAGACCCAGTCGTTGTTGCAAAAGACGAGTATCCGAAGAGTGGCATGACGATCGATAAGCTTGCAAAGCTTCGACCTGCGTTTAAAAAAGAAGGTACAGTAACAGCAGGGAATGCATCTGGAATTAACGATGGTGCGGCGATGCTCGTACTTATGGCAAAAGAAAAAGCAGAAGAGCTAGGGTTAACGTGGTTAGCGACCATTAAATCTTATGGAAATGCAGCTCTTGATCCTGCCATTATGGGCTACGGACCAGTTCCTGCGACAAAGCAAGCATTACAAAAAGCTAACTTAACAATGGCAGATATTGACCTAATTGAGGCAAATGAAGCCTTTGCTGCACAAGCATTAGCAGTGACGAAAGACTTAGAACTTGATCCGAACAAAGTAAACGTGAATGGTGGGGCCATTGCGTTAGGTCATCCAATTGGAGCTTCAGGTGCTCGAATTTTAGTAACACTTTTATATGAAATGGAACGTCAAAATGCGAAAACTGGTCTTGCAACTCTTTGTATTGGTGGCGGACAAGGAACAGCATTAATTGTTGAACGATAA
- a CDS encoding CapA family protein: protein MKKYILTAAIFFIFLVSFVYFFQNSTEEVFYEKEKPLQLGELIEGTPEADKPEDVMEEEPVKEVFTATIAGVGDILIHESVYKDAKQPDGTYDFKPMLELVKPYIQQADVAFANQETILGGSELGLSGYPMFNSPYEVGDALIDAGFHVVSIANNHTLDKGEKAILNAIDYFETNGLLYTGAYKSEEDRATIRVLESNNIKFSFLAYSYGTNGMRFPEGKDYLINLIDVDKINDEIIRAREVSDVVVLSLHFGDEYAPYPNELQKMLAEEFTRTGADIIFGHHPHVLQPMEWIKQEDGRRSFVAYSLGNFLSGQKGIEREIGGIAQLEVVKTVLGEEITIELRDPRFLPVFTYKKNWRSYKLYPLHEILDQRHILPDAENHLEQTKKHISQWMPELRFDFFE, encoded by the coding sequence ATGAAAAAATATATTTTAACAGCTGCAATATTTTTTATTTTTTTAGTTAGTTTTGTTTATTTCTTTCAGAACTCAACTGAAGAAGTATTTTATGAAAAGGAAAAGCCACTACAGCTTGGAGAACTAATTGAGGGAACTCCAGAAGCAGACAAGCCCGAAGATGTGATGGAGGAAGAACCTGTAAAGGAGGTCTTCACAGCAACAATTGCCGGTGTCGGTGATATTCTGATCCACGAATCGGTTTATAAAGATGCAAAACAACCGGATGGTACATATGATTTCAAACCGATGCTAGAGCTCGTAAAGCCCTATATACAGCAAGCTGATGTAGCCTTTGCCAATCAGGAAACGATATTAGGTGGCTCAGAATTGGGGTTGTCTGGTTACCCGATGTTCAATAGTCCGTATGAAGTAGGAGACGCCTTAATCGATGCAGGGTTTCATGTAGTGAGTATCGCGAACAACCATACGCTAGATAAAGGTGAAAAGGCGATCTTAAACGCAATTGACTACTTTGAAACGAATGGTTTACTTTACACTGGCGCTTATAAATCTGAGGAAGACCGTGCGACGATCCGTGTTCTTGAAAGTAACAACATCAAATTTTCGTTCCTTGCCTATTCTTACGGGACAAACGGTATGCGTTTTCCGGAGGGGAAAGACTATTTAATTAATTTAATTGATGTCGACAAAATTAATGATGAAATCATTCGTGCGAGGGAAGTTTCTGATGTTGTCGTATTAAGTCTTCACTTTGGTGATGAATATGCACCTTACCCGAACGAGCTTCAAAAAATGCTAGCGGAGGAATTCACTCGTACTGGTGCAGATATTATTTTTGGTCATCATCCACATGTCTTGCAACCAATGGAGTGGATTAAACAAGAAGATGGGAGACGATCATTTGTCGCATATTCATTAGGAAACTTCTTATCTGGGCAAAAGGGGATTGAGCGTGAAATTGGTGGAATAGCCCAATTAGAGGTAGTGAAGACAGTACTAGGTGAAGAAATTACGATTGAATTACGAGATCCAAGGTTTTTACCGGTGTTTACCTACAAAAAAAATTGGCGGAGCTATAAGCTTTATCCGCTTCATGAGATCCTTGATCAACGACACATCTTACCAGATGCCGAAAACCACTTAGAGCAAACCAAAAAACATATTTCTCAATGGATGCCAGAATTACGTTTTGATTTTTTCGAATAA
- a CDS encoding CoA-binding protein, translating to MAITNPDRSEIKEILATNKRIAVVGLSNNPERTSYMVAEAMQNAGYEIIPVNPVIDEALGAKAVPTLKDIEGQVDIVNVFRRSEFLPEIAKEAVEIGAKVFWAQLGVENEEAYDYLKEHGMTVIMDRCIKVEHALTK from the coding sequence GTGGCAATCACAAATCCTGATCGTAGCGAAATTAAAGAGATTTTAGCAACAAACAAGAGAATAGCTGTTGTAGGTTTATCGAACAATCCAGAACGTACTTCTTACATGGTCGCTGAAGCGATGCAAAATGCTGGATACGAAATAATACCTGTAAATCCAGTCATTGATGAGGCCCTTGGTGCAAAAGCGGTGCCAACCCTAAAAGACATAGAAGGCCAGGTTGACATCGTAAACGTCTTCAGAAGAAGTGAATTTCTTCCGGAGATTGCCAAAGAAGCTGTCGAAATTGGCGCAAAAGTGTTTTGGGCACAGCTCGGTGTTGAAAATGAAGAAGCGTATGATTATTTAAAAGAACACGGGATGACCGTAATTATGGATCGTTGCATTAAAGTTGAGCATGCGCTTACAAAATAA
- a CDS encoding glycerophosphodiester phosphodiesterase: MSFYTFGPITKVKGRRSFSKYLLLSILIFGFLLFLLSNPEQIETKQFFQSYETPLVIAHRGGSVYPENTLSAFRHSFDIGSDILEFDVHMTKDGHLVVIHDFTVDRTTNGQGRVDSLTLAELKQLDAGYYHASEEGYPYRNQGISIPTVREVFEQFPTSYMNIELKAQYPDIERKLLDLIHEFQLENKILLSSFEQKIIDAFNNLANGTVAISGGRSEVAKFVALHKFFLAPFYHPKVDAIQLPTKVKFFNLIDEKLIKGAQKRGMQVHYWTINDREEMRRLLLLGADGIITDEPEILLEILHELGLR; encoded by the coding sequence ATGTCATTTTATACATTCGGACCCATTACCAAAGTAAAAGGGCGAAGAAGTTTTAGTAAGTATCTTCTTCTCTCAATTCTCATCTTTGGGTTTCTTCTTTTCCTTCTATCTAACCCTGAACAAATAGAGACCAAGCAATTTTTTCAGTCCTATGAAACACCATTAGTCATTGCTCATCGTGGTGGTAGTGTATATCCGGAAAATACGCTTTCTGCCTTTCGACATTCGTTCGATATTGGTTCAGATATTCTTGAATTTGATGTTCATATGACTAAGGACGGCCATCTCGTCGTCATTCATGACTTTACGGTTGATCGCACCACAAACGGTCAAGGTCGTGTCGACTCTTTGACGCTTGCGGAACTAAAACAATTAGATGCCGGTTACTATCATGCTAGCGAGGAGGGGTATCCCTATCGGAACCAAGGGATCTCAATACCAACAGTTCGTGAGGTGTTTGAGCAATTTCCCACTTCCTATATGAACATTGAACTAAAGGCTCAATACCCAGATATAGAACGTAAGCTCCTCGATCTTATTCATGAATTTCAGTTGGAGAACAAGATTTTACTTTCCTCCTTTGAGCAAAAAATTATTGATGCATTCAATAACCTTGCGAACGGAACAGTAGCAATTAGTGGTGGTAGAAGTGAAGTAGCGAAATTCGTCGCTCTCCATAAATTTTTCCTGGCACCATTTTATCATCCAAAGGTCGATGCCATTCAACTTCCGACGAAAGTGAAATTCTTTAATCTGATAGACGAAAAGCTCATAAAAGGAGCTCAAAAACGAGGGATGCAAGTCCACTATTGGACAATCAATGATCGAGAGGAAATGAGAAGACTCCTTTTATTAGGTGCGGATGGCATTATTACTGATGAACCTGAAATTCTACTTGAGATACTTCATGAGTTGGGATTGCGATAA
- the parE gene encoding DNA topoisomerase IV subunit B, translating into MATKEKFEYNDDAIQVLEGLEAVRKRPGMYIGSTDSRGLHHLVYEIVDNAVDEALAGYGNEVKVTIHKDNSISVEDEGRGMPTGMHKMGKPTPEVILTVLHAGGKFGQGGYSTSGGLHGVGASVVNALSEWLEVTIKRDGFVFKQRFENGGKPVTTLEKIGTTRKTGTTIHFKPDKTIFSVTTYNFETLTERLREAAFLLKGLKITLKDTRSGKDDQQEVFYYENGIEAFVEYLNEDKETLHPVAFFQGKNQGIEVEFSFQFNDAYTENVLSFVNNVRTKDGGTHELGAKTAMTRIINEYARKMALLKEKDKNLDGSDIREGFTAIVSVRVPEEKLQFEGQTKGKLGTTEARSAVDAVVSEQLSFFLEENPDISSLLIKKAIKAAQAREAARKAREDARSGKKAKRKDALLSGKLTPAQSKNPQANELYLVEGDSAGGSAKQGRDRKFQAVLPLRGKVINTEKAKLADIMKNEEIRTIIYAIGGDVGADFTVEDINYDKIIIMTDADTDGAHIQVLLLTFFYRYMRPLIEAGKVYIALPPLYKVSKGSGKKEVIEYAWDESGLKEAIKKVGKGYIIQRYKGLGEMDATQLWETTMDPETRTLIRVKIEDVARAERRVSTLMGDKVEPRRKWIEANVAFGLDEETNILENENLTLHEEE; encoded by the coding sequence TTGGCGACGAAAGAAAAATTCGAATATAACGATGATGCCATACAGGTATTAGAAGGACTTGAGGCAGTTAGAAAACGCCCAGGGATGTATATTGGTAGTACCGACTCACGAGGTTTACATCACCTCGTTTATGAAATTGTCGATAATGCTGTCGATGAAGCATTAGCTGGCTACGGAAATGAAGTAAAAGTAACAATTCATAAAGATAATAGTATTAGCGTTGAAGACGAAGGACGTGGGATGCCAACAGGAATGCACAAGATGGGCAAACCAACACCTGAGGTAATCTTAACAGTCTTACATGCTGGGGGAAAATTTGGACAAGGTGGTTACTCGACGAGTGGTGGACTACATGGAGTAGGTGCTTCAGTAGTAAATGCACTCTCAGAATGGTTAGAAGTAACGATTAAACGTGACGGCTTTGTTTTTAAACAACGTTTTGAAAACGGTGGGAAGCCAGTTACAACACTTGAAAAAATAGGAACGACTCGAAAAACAGGAACGACAATCCACTTTAAACCTGACAAAACGATTTTTTCAGTCACAACTTATAATTTTGAAACACTAACGGAACGTTTACGCGAAGCTGCGTTTTTATTAAAAGGTTTGAAAATCACATTAAAGGACACTCGTTCTGGTAAAGACGATCAACAAGAAGTATTTTACTATGAAAACGGGATCGAAGCCTTTGTCGAGTACCTAAACGAAGATAAAGAGACCCTACATCCTGTCGCATTTTTCCAAGGAAAGAACCAAGGAATAGAAGTAGAGTTTTCATTTCAGTTTAACGATGCTTATACCGAGAATGTACTCTCGTTTGTAAATAACGTTCGTACCAAAGACGGTGGAACGCACGAACTTGGTGCCAAAACAGCGATGACAAGAATTATTAACGAATATGCGAGAAAAATGGCGCTCCTCAAAGAAAAAGATAAAAACCTTGATGGCTCAGACATTCGTGAAGGATTTACGGCGATTGTCTCTGTTCGTGTCCCTGAAGAAAAGCTTCAGTTTGAGGGACAAACAAAAGGCAAGCTAGGAACAACAGAAGCAAGATCTGCTGTAGATGCAGTAGTGAGTGAGCAACTATCATTTTTCCTAGAAGAAAACCCTGATATTAGCTCGTTATTGATAAAAAAAGCGATTAAAGCTGCTCAAGCTCGTGAAGCCGCAAGAAAAGCTCGTGAAGATGCTAGAAGTGGAAAAAAGGCGAAGCGAAAAGATGCATTATTAAGCGGAAAGCTTACACCAGCACAATCAAAAAATCCTCAAGCGAACGAACTTTACCTAGTAGAGGGTGACTCTGCAGGTGGTTCTGCCAAACAAGGACGCGATCGAAAATTCCAGGCTGTTCTACCGCTTCGAGGAAAAGTTATTAACACAGAAAAAGCCAAGCTTGCGGATATTATGAAGAACGAAGAAATTCGTACCATTATTTATGCCATTGGTGGCGATGTTGGGGCTGATTTTACGGTTGAAGACATCAACTATGACAAAATCATCATCATGACAGATGCCGATACCGATGGAGCTCATATTCAAGTGTTACTATTAACCTTCTTTTATCGCTATATGCGACCGCTCATCGAAGCTGGAAAAGTGTATATTGCACTTCCACCACTCTATAAAGTGAGTAAAGGTAGCGGTAAGAAAGAAGTCATTGAGTATGCATGGGATGAAAGTGGTCTGAAAGAGGCTATCAAAAAAGTCGGTAAAGGCTATATAATCCAACGCTATAAAGGTCTAGGAGAGATGGATGCGACACAGCTTTGGGAGACAACAATGGATCCTGAAACAAGAACACTGATCCGTGTAAAAATAGAGGATGTTGCTCGTGCTGAGCGTCGTGTCTCAACACTGATGGGGGATAAAGTTGAGCCACGTCGTAAGTGGATTGAAGCCAACGTTGCCTTCGGTTTAGACGAGGAAACGAACATCTTAGAAAATGAAAATTTGACCTTACATGAGGAGGAATAA
- a CDS encoding globin-coupled sensor protein encodes MIFSKQKKKVQSVFSQELDVEVRIDRSLSPDIQLQLAMIDLTERDLKILKIMQPHIVENVDQMTAGFYERVTKVPHLTAIIQNNSSVEGLQKTLRTHLLEMFNGIVDNVFVSKREKIAHVHVRIGLEPRWYMAAFNVIFEILQKIILENYKSTEDRVLAINAVNKILNFEQQLVLTAYELKGKMLREESDRHAKTELASNVGTSAELLASTAQETHASTTEMANQSKVIKEASSTGKSLSEEVQQKSQAGTEKMNQLTQQISVIKNRVEGIVENAETLDNNAREIQGIVRIILDIAEQTNLLALNAAIEAARAGEAGKGFSVVAEEVRKLADQTKSSSSKVSEISGRTNEQIRTMESSIQSINEIVISSVQTTESVHSILNQILTQAKESNSQNTLIEIEISSLVSMLSDISLASEEVASTATRLSQTITDYTGM; translated from the coding sequence ATGATATTTAGTAAACAGAAAAAAAAGGTACAAAGTGTATTTTCTCAAGAACTTGATGTAGAGGTTAGAATTGATCGTTCATTATCTCCGGATATTCAACTTCAATTAGCAATGATTGATTTGACTGAACGAGACTTAAAGATTTTAAAAATAATGCAGCCACATATAGTCGAGAATGTGGACCAAATGACTGCTGGATTTTATGAACGTGTAACAAAAGTACCCCATCTTACAGCAATCATTCAAAATAATAGTAGTGTTGAAGGCTTGCAAAAAACTTTACGTACTCACCTACTAGAAATGTTTAACGGGATCGTTGACAATGTGTTTGTAAGTAAACGAGAAAAAATAGCCCATGTTCATGTAAGAATTGGACTTGAACCTAGATGGTATATGGCTGCATTTAATGTGATTTTTGAGATTTTACAAAAAATCATCCTTGAAAACTATAAGAGTACAGAAGACAGAGTCCTTGCAATTAATGCTGTGAACAAAATTTTGAATTTCGAACAACAATTAGTTTTAACTGCATACGAGTTAAAAGGAAAAATGTTACGAGAAGAATCGGACAGACATGCAAAAACGGAGCTAGCTAGTAATGTAGGTACAAGTGCAGAACTTTTAGCATCAACAGCTCAGGAAACTCATGCAAGTACGACAGAAATGGCTAATCAGTCAAAAGTAATTAAAGAAGCATCGTCAACAGGAAAAAGTCTTTCAGAAGAAGTACAACAAAAATCACAAGCTGGAACTGAAAAAATGAACCAATTAACTCAACAGATCTCTGTTATAAAAAATCGAGTTGAAGGCATTGTTGAAAATGCAGAGACATTAGATAATAATGCTAGGGAAATACAAGGAATTGTAAGGATTATCTTAGATATAGCGGAGCAAACCAACCTATTAGCACTGAATGCTGCAATTGAGGCGGCTAGAGCTGGTGAAGCGGGAAAAGGCTTCTCAGTCGTTGCTGAGGAAGTTCGTAAATTAGCTGATCAAACAAAGAGTTCTTCATCAAAGGTATCTGAGATTAGTGGGCGAACAAATGAACAAATTCGAACAATGGAGTCATCAATTCAAAGTATTAACGAAATCGTGATCAGTAGTGTGCAAACAACAGAATCTGTTCACAGCATTTTAAATCAAATATTAACCCAAGCAAAAGAAAGCAATTCGCAAAATACCTTAATTGAAATTGAAATCTCTAGTTTAGTATCCATGCTTTCAGATATTTCTCTAGCTAGTGAGGAAGTGGCTAGCACAGCCACACGCCTATCTCAAACTATTACAGATTATACTGGTATGTAA